TTGAAAGACCTGTCACGATCGACCATCGCTACGTTCGACGATGCACCCGCGTCAGGAGCGAGTCGAGCCGGAGGTGCTGGCGCGGTGGAAAGAGAAGCAGGAGAAGCTTGCCTCGCGGGTCATAACGACATCGGTGCACCACGAGTTGACGCACGTCGCGGGAGTGGACTGTGCGTTTGCGGGCGATGCGATCGTCGCGGTCGCGGTGCTTTGGGATGTCGTTTCGCAAGACGTCGTTCGCGTGCGGTCAGTGCGCCGGAAGGTGACGGTGCCGTATCGGACGGGGTTCCTCAGCTTTCGCGAAGGGCAGGCGGTACACGAGGTGCTCGACCGGCTCGGCCCGTTCGACGCGGCGATCTTCGACGGGCAAGGACTGGCCCATCCGCGGCGATGCGGGCTGGCGACGCACATCGGGGTCGAACGCGACATCGTGGCCGTCGGGTGTGCCAAGAGCCGGCTCGTCGGCGAGTACGTCGATCCGCCGGACGAGACGGGCATAGCGACGGACCTCGTCCACCGCGACGAGGTCGTCGGCCGCGTGATCCGAACGCGTGAGGGGACGAAGCCCGTCTTTGTCAGCATCGGCCACCGATGCGAACTGGACCAAGCGGCCGCGATCGTGCTCGCGACACGCAGGCGGTACCGCCTGCCCGAACCGACGCGATTGGCCGACAAGCTGGTCGCCAAGGCAAAGCTCGGCGAGGTTGTCGACTTCAGCTAAGCCGGAGACGCGG
This genomic stretch from Planctomycetota bacterium harbors:
- a CDS encoding endonuclease V, giving the protein MHPRQERVEPEVLARWKEKQEKLASRVITTSVHHELTHVAGVDCAFAGDAIVAVAVLWDVVSQDVVRVRSVRRKVTVPYRTGFLSFREGQAVHEVLDRLGPFDAAIFDGQGLAHPRRCGLATHIGVERDIVAVGCAKSRLVGEYVDPPDETGIATDLVHRDEVVGRVIRTREGTKPVFVSIGHRCELDQAAAIVLATRRRYRLPEPTRLADKLVAKAKLGEVVDFS